The following are encoded in a window of Solidesulfovibrio magneticus RS-1 genomic DNA:
- a CDS encoding FkbM family methyltransferase has product MSLKKMLKEVPLWRPFGYPVWSRRVVAVCFHKDLSQAAAMLGDWFYTSCSDFIVVDHNHKTPREIAGNLGSGAKSLPVRSLFKDKFPLDADIVMIFPQYEWSKLSAGVCALKTLGFNAFYVYMPMPHDDSTATCLPRYYEEYKKELESVFELFDDRESQEVFASRVRALTTGNIGWFRVSNYNEYYHPKVRPHKGDVIIDGGISRCINSQLAFCASIGEKGCLYGFEPDPMGFVDAYNQIQDREDCRHFRLIPLGLWSEKTSVSFASSGSGSRVKDDQTGNVTCEMTTVDDFVRENALDKVDFLKLDVEGAEQQVLRAAVKTLARHKPRLAISLYHLPDDLFAIPLFIKSILPDSRFYLGHHTACVFETVLYVQPQ; this is encoded by the coding sequence ATGTCGCTCAAAAAGATGCTCAAGGAAGTGCCTCTTTGGAGGCCTTTTGGTTATCCGGTGTGGTCTCGCCGCGTCGTGGCCGTGTGTTTTCACAAGGATCTTTCCCAGGCGGCGGCCATGCTTGGGGACTGGTTCTACACCTCGTGCAGCGATTTTATTGTCGTTGATCACAACCACAAGACGCCAAGGGAGATAGCGGGCAATCTTGGTTCCGGGGCAAAGAGCCTGCCGGTGCGCAGTCTTTTCAAGGACAAGTTTCCCCTTGACGCCGATATCGTGATGATTTTTCCCCAGTACGAATGGAGCAAGCTGTCTGCCGGCGTTTGCGCTTTGAAAACATTGGGATTCAATGCCTTTTATGTCTATATGCCCATGCCGCATGACGACAGCACGGCCACGTGTCTGCCAAGGTACTATGAGGAATACAAAAAGGAACTGGAAAGCGTTTTCGAGCTGTTTGACGACAGGGAAAGCCAGGAAGTCTTTGCCTCCCGGGTTCGCGCTTTGACGACAGGCAATATCGGCTGGTTTCGCGTCTCGAATTACAATGAATATTACCATCCCAAAGTTCGTCCCCACAAGGGCGATGTGATCATCGACGGCGGGATATCCCGCTGCATCAATTCGCAGTTGGCCTTTTGCGCCAGTATTGGCGAGAAGGGCTGCCTCTACGGATTCGAGCCCGATCCCATGGGTTTCGTGGACGCCTACAATCAAATCCAAGACCGGGAAGACTGTCGGCATTTTCGGCTGATCCCACTGGGGTTGTGGAGCGAGAAGACATCCGTCAGTTTTGCGTCGAGCGGTTCAGGCTCTCGCGTCAAGGACGACCAGACGGGGAACGTCACCTGCGAGATGACGACCGTTGATGATTTTGTGCGGGAAAATGCCCTGGACAAGGTCGATTTTCTCAAACTCGACGTGGAAGGGGCCGAGCAGCAGGTCTTGCGAGCGGCCGTGAAAACCCTGGCCCGCCACAAGCCCAGACTGGCCATCTCCCTCTACCACTTGCCGGACGACCTGTTCGCCATCCCGCTTTTCATCAAGAGCATCCTTCCGGACAGCCGCTTTTATCTGGGCCACCACACGGCCTGCGTCTTCGAAACAGTGCTCTACGTCCAGCCGCAGTAA
- a CDS encoding response regulator codes for MADVVAERDRLRLTLAEAGGIIERLRAEAQAGSQAKADFMARMTHEMRTPLSAIIGLSNLAKPLAADAKLADYLVKIAQAARGLLEVVDDITDFSRLEKGQADLTIAPFKPAEALERVAGRIAEAAREKGLTLAVRLDPAVPAVLVGDSARLEAVLGHLAGNAVKFTERGGLRLEADLAGGDAQTAQVAFAVTDTGIGMDKAAIPEMFDSFTQADGSLSRPYGGTGLGLALASRGVALLGGVLEVESLAGQGTRFRFVVPFARASEAGRERTVQAPAPAAPKPAPRPREAVSSAMRPLSGTLVLLVEDNAINQQVARETLESLGAAVDVAINGREAVEMVRSSLYDVVLMDVQMPVMDGLAATRAIRQLPGTAELPIVALTAHALAEDRERCLEAGMNDYLTKPLEVDRLLASLGQWIAPAAAAARGRDAAPAGVVVSAPAHGTAAAVAAEGMDLAAARRRLGGNERLLASVAAEFVRDYAAAAAALEAHIADGELEAARRLAHTVKGVAGTLAALPLAEAARELETVLAVGGRPGPGVLRAFARSLDAAVASAASLAPPKEPEPACSLGPCWRVLLVDDAKLNRAIFSQILRSGGHEVVTAENGKDACRRLFGQKPDGRPFDLILMDIEMPEMDGPTAARTIRRLLAASVAPPCAPGVPIVALTSHDCKDEAARCLEAGMDACLHKVFEQGELLAILQGLMDGREPAGQEVRTPHPAGANTAGLAPALRRLAGHLAEGNIRADEDMAVVREAFIGRVAPPQLAELGEAVDRYDFTAAAVILDRLVEALGLRLKE; via the coding sequence GTGGCAGATGTCGTCGCCGAACGGGACCGCTTGCGCCTGACCCTGGCCGAAGCCGGGGGCATCATCGAGCGCCTGCGGGCCGAGGCCCAGGCCGGCAGCCAGGCCAAGGCCGATTTCATGGCCCGCATGACCCATGAAATGCGCACCCCTCTTTCGGCCATCATCGGCCTGTCCAATCTGGCCAAGCCCTTGGCCGCCGACGCCAAGTTGGCCGACTATCTGGTGAAGATCGCCCAGGCCGCCCGGGGCCTTCTGGAGGTGGTGGACGACATCACCGATTTTTCGCGTTTGGAAAAAGGCCAGGCCGATCTTACCATCGCGCCCTTCAAGCCGGCCGAGGCCCTGGAACGGGTGGCTGGGCGCATCGCCGAGGCGGCCCGCGAAAAAGGGCTGACCCTGGCCGTGCGTCTGGATCCGGCCGTGCCGGCCGTCCTGGTCGGCGACAGCGCCCGTCTGGAAGCCGTGCTCGGGCATCTGGCCGGCAACGCCGTCAAATTCACCGAACGCGGTGGCCTGCGCCTGGAGGCCGATCTGGCCGGCGGCGACGCCCAGACGGCGCAAGTCGCCTTTGCCGTCACCGACACCGGCATCGGCATGGACAAGGCCGCCATCCCGGAAATGTTCGACTCCTTCACCCAGGCCGACGGTTCCTTGTCGCGGCCCTACGGCGGCACCGGACTGGGGCTGGCTCTGGCCAGCCGGGGCGTGGCCCTGCTTGGCGGGGTGCTCGAAGTGGAGAGTCTGGCCGGGCAGGGGACTCGGTTTCGTTTTGTCGTGCCCTTCGCCCGGGCAAGCGAGGCCGGCCGCGAGCGAACGGTCCAGGCTCCCGCCCCGGCTGCGCCAAAGCCGGCCCCGCGCCCCCGGGAGGCCGTCTCGTCGGCCATGCGTCCCCTGTCCGGCACGTTGGTGCTTTTGGTCGAGGACAACGCCATCAACCAACAGGTGGCCCGGGAAACCCTGGAAAGCCTGGGCGCGGCTGTGGACGTGGCCATAAACGGCCGGGAAGCCGTGGAAATGGTCCGCTCATCGCTCTACGACGTCGTGCTCATGGACGTGCAAATGCCGGTCATGGACGGCCTGGCCGCCACCCGGGCCATCCGCCAGCTTCCCGGCACGGCCGAGCTGCCCATCGTGGCCCTGACCGCCCATGCCCTGGCCGAGGACCGCGAACGCTGCCTGGAAGCCGGCATGAACGACTATCTGACCAAGCCCCTGGAGGTGGACCGGCTGCTGGCATCCCTGGGCCAGTGGATCGCCCCGGCCGCCGCCGCCGCGCGCGGCCGCGACGCCGCTCCCGCCGGCGTGGTGGTGTCCGCTCCGGCCCACGGCACGGCCGCAGCTGTCGCGGCCGAGGGCATGGACCTCGCCGCCGCCCGTCGTCGGCTCGGGGGCAACGAACGCCTGCTGGCCAGCGTGGCCGCCGAGTTTGTCCGGGACTATGCCGCCGCCGCCGCCGCCCTGGAGGCGCATATCGCCGACGGCGAGCTGGAGGCGGCCCGGCGGCTGGCCCATACCGTCAAAGGCGTGGCCGGCACCCTGGCCGCCTTGCCCTTGGCCGAAGCCGCCCGGGAGCTGGAAACCGTGCTGGCCGTGGGCGGCCGGCCCGGCCCGGGCGTCCTGCGCGCCTTTGCCCGAAGCCTGGACGCGGCCGTGGCCAGCGCCGCCTCCCTGGCCCCGCCCAAGGAGCCCGAGCCGGCTTGCTCCCTTGGCCCCTGCTGGCGGGTGCTGCTGGTGGACGACGCCAAGCTCAACCGGGCGATTTTTTCCCAGATCCTGCGCAGCGGCGGCCATGAGGTGGTCACGGCCGAAAACGGCAAGGACGCCTGTCGCCGGCTTTTTGGCCAAAAGCCCGACGGTCGGCCTTTCGACCTCATCCTCATGGACATCGAGATGCCCGAGATGGACGGCCCCACCGCCGCCCGCACCATCCGCCGGCTGCTGGCCGCCAGCGTCGCCCCGCCGTGCGCCCCGGGCGTGCCCATCGTGGCCCTGACTTCCCACGACTGCAAGGACGAGGCGGCGCGCTGCCTGGAGGCCGGCATGGACGCCTGCCTGCACAAGGTGTTCGAGCAGGGCGAGCTTTTGGCCATTCTCCAAGGCCTCATGGACGGCCGGGAACCCGCCGGCCAGGAGGTCAGGACGCCCCATCCGGCCGGGGCAAACACGGCTGGGCTGGCTCCGGCGCTGCGGCGTCTGGCCGGACATCTGGCCGAAGGCAACATCCGGGCCGACGAGGACATGGCCGTGGTGCGCGAGGCGTTTATTGGCCGGGTCGCGCCGCCGCAACTGGCCGAATTGGGCGAGGCCGTGGACCGCTACGATTTCACCGCCGCCGCCGTGATTCTCGACCGGCTGGTCGAGGCTTTGGGGTTGCGTCTGAAAGAATAG
- the hyi gene encoding hydroxypyruvate isomerase — translation MPRFAANLTMLFTELPFLDRFAAAAKAGFKQVEYLFPYDYEAKDLRWHLDVNNLTQVLFNLPSGDWAAGDRGIAADPARVEEFRDGVHRAVDYARRLGVTRLNCLAGKLVPGQTEADAFDMLAANVVYAADVLRRDDIELVVEAINRYDIPDFVVCRTSQVMALLDAIGRSNVSMQYDVYHAQRQEGEIAATLAANIKRIGHVQIADNPGRHQPGTGEINFPFIFSELDRLGYDGYVGLEYVPTPDTLASLGWIKDMGYSL, via the coding sequence ATGCCGCGTTTTGCCGCCAATCTGACGATGCTTTTCACCGAACTGCCGTTTTTGGACCGCTTCGCCGCCGCGGCCAAGGCCGGGTTCAAGCAGGTCGAGTACCTGTTTCCTTATGACTACGAGGCCAAGGATCTGCGCTGGCATCTGGACGTCAACAACCTGACCCAGGTGCTGTTCAACCTGCCAAGCGGCGACTGGGCCGCCGGGGATCGGGGCATCGCCGCCGATCCTGCGCGGGTGGAGGAGTTTCGCGACGGCGTGCATAGGGCCGTGGACTATGCCCGCAGGCTGGGCGTGACCCGGCTCAACTGCCTGGCCGGCAAGCTGGTCCCGGGCCAGACCGAGGCCGACGCCTTCGACATGCTGGCCGCCAACGTGGTCTACGCCGCCGACGTGCTGCGGCGCGACGACATCGAGCTGGTGGTCGAGGCCATCAACCGCTACGACATCCCGGATTTCGTGGTCTGCCGCACGAGCCAGGTTATGGCGCTTTTGGACGCCATCGGCCGCAGCAACGTGTCCATGCAGTACGACGTCTACCATGCCCAGCGCCAGGAAGGGGAAATCGCCGCGACCCTTGCCGCCAACATCAAGCGCATCGGTCACGTGCAGATCGCCGACAACCCCGGCCGGCATCAGCCGGGCACGGGGGAGATCAATTTCCCCTTTATCTTTTCCGAGCTCGACCGCCTGGGCTACGACGGGTACGTGGGCCTGGAGTACGTGCCCACGCCGGACACGCTAGCCTCCCTGGGCTGGATCAAGGACATGGGCTATTCGTTGTAA
- a CDS encoding dihydrolipoyl dehydrogenase family protein, with protein sequence MTTLAYDLAVIGGGPACGPAARACREAGWSVCVIESGLLGGVCPHTGCNPKKILMGPAEAVAMARHLAGKGLAGEPRPDWPAMAAFTRTFTEPVAPWLANDYAKRGIDVLHTRAAFTGPRTLRAGEKTIEAKKILIAVGATHQRFDFPGVEHLATSDDFLALTRLPARIVFVGGGFVAFELAHLATACGARATILTHGDAALRRFDADLVARLVAATESMGIAVRFNSPVARIDKESQGLCVSGPGFSLAADMAVNAAGRPPQLAGLGLDAAGVAATRSGVTVNDQLQSVTNPDVYAAGDCLNSPYALTPTADLESRVVAANLLGTPTAIDRTGTPSALFTQPPLAMCGLTEADCQARGLAYVKKEYDLADSFPWQRLGETVGWSKTLVSPDNDRILGAHILGHAAEEVINVVALAMRQGLPASALRQGIWTYPTCGYYLRYMF encoded by the coding sequence ATGACGACCCTTGCCTACGATCTGGCCGTCATCGGCGGCGGCCCGGCCTGCGGCCCGGCGGCCAGGGCCTGCCGCGAGGCCGGCTGGTCCGTGTGCGTCATCGAATCAGGTCTGCTCGGCGGCGTGTGCCCCCACACCGGCTGCAACCCGAAAAAAATCCTCATGGGGCCGGCCGAGGCCGTAGCCATGGCCCGCCACCTGGCCGGCAAGGGGCTGGCCGGCGAACCCCGGCCCGACTGGCCGGCCATGGCCGCCTTCACCCGCACCTTCACCGAACCCGTGGCCCCCTGGCTGGCGAACGACTACGCCAAGCGCGGCATAGACGTCCTGCACACCCGGGCCGCCTTCACCGGGCCGCGCACCTTGCGGGCCGGCGAAAAAACCATCGAGGCAAAAAAAATCCTTATCGCCGTGGGAGCCACCCACCAGCGCTTCGACTTCCCGGGCGTGGAGCACCTGGCCACCAGCGACGACTTCCTGGCCCTGACTAGGCTTCCGGCCCGCATCGTCTTTGTCGGCGGCGGCTTTGTCGCCTTCGAACTGGCCCATCTGGCCACCGCCTGCGGCGCGCGGGCGACCATCCTCACCCATGGCGACGCCGCCCTGCGCCGCTTCGACGCCGACCTCGTGGCCCGGCTGGTGGCCGCCACCGAATCCATGGGCATCGCCGTGCGCTTCAACTCCCCGGTGGCGCGCATCGACAAGGAGTCCCAGGGACTTTGCGTGAGCGGCCCGGGTTTCTCCCTGGCCGCCGACATGGCCGTCAACGCCGCCGGCCGGCCGCCCCAACTGGCCGGGCTTGGCCTGGACGCGGCCGGCGTGGCCGCGACCCGCTCCGGCGTCACGGTCAACGACCAGCTGCAAAGCGTCACCAATCCCGACGTTTACGCCGCCGGGGACTGCCTGAATTCGCCCTACGCGCTGACCCCCACGGCCGATCTGGAAAGCCGGGTCGTGGCCGCCAATCTCCTGGGAACGCCCACGGCCATCGACCGCACGGGTACGCCAAGCGCCCTTTTCACCCAGCCGCCGCTCGCCATGTGCGGGCTGACCGAAGCTGACTGCCAGGCGCGCGGCCTGGCCTACGTGAAAAAGGAATACGACCTGGCCGACAGCTTCCCCTGGCAGCGCCTGGGCGAAACCGTGGGCTGGTCCAAGACGCTGGTGTCGCCGGACAACGACCGCATCCTCGGCGCGCATATCCTGGGCCACGCCGCCGAGGAAGTGATAAACGTCGTGGCCCTGGCCATGCGCCAGGGACTGCCGGCCTCGGCCCTGCGCCAAGGCATTTGGACCTATCCGACCTGCGGCTATTATTTGCGGTATATGTTCTGA
- a CDS encoding A24 family peptidase gives MDLPTPTLALFAVVAAAVVAGAAVDVATRRIPNRITFPAAVLILGIQAWFYGLSGLGDSLLGLAGALLIFLIPYAFRVLGAGDVKLLAVVGAGLGPSALVSLALFTSLAGGVQIALWLAAMRLSHGRIQPGKRLCYGPAIAAGALAAMALPLNGQPYLSIAFPQF, from the coding sequence ATGGATCTGCCCACGCCGACCCTCGCCCTCTTTGCCGTGGTCGCCGCCGCCGTCGTGGCCGGCGCGGCCGTGGACGTGGCCACCCGCCGCATCCCCAACCGGATCACCTTTCCGGCCGCCGTGCTCATCCTGGGCATTCAGGCCTGGTTTTACGGCCTTTCGGGTCTTGGCGACAGCCTGCTCGGCCTGGCCGGGGCATTGCTCATTTTTCTTATCCCGTACGCCTTTCGGGTGCTGGGCGCGGGCGACGTGAAGCTTCTGGCCGTGGTCGGGGCCGGCCTTGGCCCCTCGGCTCTGGTCAGTCTGGCGCTTTTCACCAGTCTGGCCGGCGGCGTGCAGATTGCCTTATGGCTGGCGGCCATGCGCCTGTCCCACGGCCGCATCCAGCCCGGCAAGCGGCTGTGCTACGGCCCGGCCATCGCCGCCGGAGCCCTGGCCGCCATGGCCCTGCCCTTAAACGGCCAGCCCTATCTTTCCATCGCCTTCCCCCAATTCTAG
- the garR gene encoding 2-hydroxy-3-oxopropionate reductase: MQKIGFIGLGIMGKPMCRNLLQAGYEVTVFSRTAANVEAVTSHGAVFAPSPAAVAAASELVITMVPDSPQVREVILGEAGVIHGAKPGTYVVDMSSIAPLTSREVAAELAAKGVRFLDAPVSGGEPKAIDGTLSVMVGGEAADFEAVRPVLSAMAGSVVRVGEVGAGNVAKLANQIVVALNIAAMSEALVLAAKAGVEPDLVYQAIRGGLAGSTVLDAKAPLVMDRKFDPGFRIKLHAKDLNNVMNTAHELHVPLPFTAAVMEVMQAMMADGCGEDDHGSIIRHFEKLAGVTVQR, from the coding sequence ATGCAAAAGATAGGATTCATCGGCCTTGGCATCATGGGCAAGCCCATGTGCCGCAATCTGCTGCAGGCCGGCTACGAGGTCACGGTTTTTAGCCGCACCGCCGCCAATGTCGAGGCGGTCACGAGCCATGGCGCGGTCTTCGCCCCGTCGCCGGCAGCCGTGGCCGCAGCCAGCGAGCTGGTCATCACCATGGTGCCGGATTCCCCGCAGGTGCGCGAGGTGATCCTGGGCGAGGCCGGCGTCATCCACGGGGCCAAGCCCGGAACGTACGTCGTGGACATGAGTTCCATCGCGCCGCTGACCAGCCGGGAAGTGGCGGCCGAGCTGGCCGCAAAGGGCGTGCGGTTTCTGGACGCGCCGGTCAGCGGCGGCGAACCCAAGGCCATCGACGGCACGCTGTCGGTGATGGTCGGCGGCGAGGCGGCCGATTTCGAGGCGGTGAGGCCGGTGCTGTCGGCCATGGCCGGGTCCGTGGTGCGGGTGGGCGAGGTCGGGGCCGGCAACGTGGCCAAGCTGGCCAACCAGATCGTGGTGGCGCTCAACATCGCGGCCATGTCCGAGGCGCTGGTCCTGGCGGCCAAGGCCGGGGTGGAGCCGGATCTCGTCTATCAGGCCATACGCGGGGGACTGGCCGGCAGCACGGTGCTGGACGCCAAGGCCCCGCTGGTCATGGACCGCAAGTTCGATCCCGGCTTTCGCATCAAGCTGCACGCCAAGGATTTGAACAACGTCATGAACACGGCCCATGAGCTGCATGTGCCGCTGCCCTTTACCGCCGCCGTCATGGAAGTGATGCAGGCCATGATGGCCGACGGTTGCGGCGAGGACGACCACGGCAGCATCATCCGCCACTTCGAAAAACTCGCTGGCGTCACCGTCCAGCGCTGA
- a CDS encoding PEP/pyruvate-binding domain-containing protein, translating into MGTVLAGLKNLAASFTRRKTPVDRDQSAAVFREKYNRFQSLLESNTELLKICSEIEEMLRGRTVFGMAFIRSRTSRAIFHAIRMIKSYEGLSGRPQPVLLALVERLSAEIKALIETRVNPAGGRLVLDLGEITAEMVDQAGGKCANLGEIAGRVGLPVPPGFAVTTAAFQAFFEEAGLYETIASIRLGIAPDDPASMAAAAEDIQAAILRAPLPQAVAREIDAAAARLEETLGPGMRLAVRSSAIGEDGELSFAGQYLTMLNVSRDRLAASYKFVLASLFTPRAMSYRLLKGIPDDDVAMAAACLALIPSKAAGVLYTRLPEAPDRDELLINAVWGLGPYAVDGVITPDAYRLDRHSLEPTATDIADKPRMLVASPTGGLTDVPVAEELRRLPCLTPEQAHTLAGWGMALERHFGLPQDMEWALAEDGALCVLQSRQLTALTEAGAEAAPPVPGYEVALSGGQTACVGAACGPVRLVARDEDLDDFPDGGVLVAPHSSPGFMVAMKRAAAIVADHGSVTGHMASLSREFGVPTLLGLGQATTVLRDGEIVTVDASGCRIYRGRVESLLDTAAEAPAFMAGTQVHAILAEAAKRVVPLTLLNPKAPEFRPESCTSLHDVTRLLHEWSYGCMFTVSDLVAGQGGGTYILDATTGLDLHIIDLGGGIQPEAAEKTRVRPQDIASKPFAALLTGLVLSEEAKALRPVNLGGFLSVMSVQLIAQPKAGADRFGEKSYAIISDKYLNFSSRVGYHYGVLDCYCGHTVNKNYITFSFSGGAADDVKRARRATAIGRILTALGFTVEAVSDRVSGRFQKFSREVIAEQLGHMGRLLQFTRQTDMLMVSDASMDAMVACFLSGAPCFDPATFGSPPAQETP; encoded by the coding sequence ATGGGCACGGTCCTTGCCGGGTTGAAAAACCTGGCCGCCAGCTTCACCCGGCGCAAAACGCCGGTCGACCGCGACCAGTCGGCGGCGGTGTTCCGGGAAAAATACAACCGGTTCCAGTCGCTGCTCGAATCCAATACCGAACTGTTGAAAATCTGCTCGGAAATCGAGGAGATGCTGCGCGGGCGCACGGTGTTCGGCATGGCGTTCATCCGGTCGCGCACCAGCCGGGCCATCTTCCACGCCATCCGCATGATCAAGAGCTACGAGGGCCTCTCGGGCCGGCCCCAGCCCGTGCTGCTGGCTCTGGTGGAGCGGCTTTCGGCCGAGATCAAGGCGCTCATCGAGACCCGGGTCAACCCGGCCGGGGGCCGCCTTGTCCTCGACCTGGGCGAGATCACCGCCGAGATGGTGGACCAGGCCGGGGGCAAGTGCGCCAACCTGGGCGAAATCGCCGGCCGGGTCGGGCTGCCCGTGCCGCCGGGCTTTGCCGTCACCACCGCCGCCTTTCAGGCCTTTTTCGAGGAGGCCGGCCTCTACGAAACCATCGCCAGCATCCGCCTGGGCATCGCCCCGGACGATCCGGCCTCCATGGCCGCCGCCGCCGAGGACATCCAGGCCGCCATTCTTCGCGCCCCCCTACCCCAGGCCGTGGCCCGGGAAATCGACGCTGCCGCCGCCCGGCTGGAAGAAACCCTCGGCCCGGGAATGCGGTTGGCCGTGCGCTCCAGCGCCATCGGCGAGGACGGCGAACTCTCCTTCGCCGGCCAGTACCTCACCATGTTAAACGTCTCCCGGGACCGTCTGGCCGCGTCCTATAAATTCGTCCTGGCCAGCCTTTTTACTCCCCGGGCCATGTCCTACCGGCTGCTCAAGGGCATCCCCGACGACGACGTGGCCATGGCCGCCGCCTGTCTGGCCCTTATTCCCTCCAAGGCCGCCGGCGTGCTCTACACCCGGCTGCCCGAGGCTCCGGACCGCGACGAACTGCTCATTAACGCCGTCTGGGGCCTTGGACCCTACGCCGTGGACGGGGTCATCACCCCCGACGCCTATCGCCTGGACCGCCACAGCCTGGAGCCGACGGCCACCGATATCGCCGACAAGCCCCGAATGCTGGTGGCCTCGCCGACCGGCGGCCTGACCGACGTGCCCGTGGCCGAGGAACTGCGCCGTCTGCCCTGTCTGACCCCGGAGCAGGCCCATACCCTGGCCGGCTGGGGCATGGCCCTGGAGCGGCATTTCGGCCTTCCCCAGGACATGGAGTGGGCCCTGGCCGAGGACGGGGCGCTTTGCGTGCTGCAATCGCGGCAACTAACCGCCCTCACCGAGGCCGGGGCCGAGGCCGCGCCGCCGGTTCCGGGCTACGAAGTGGCGCTTTCCGGCGGCCAGACGGCCTGCGTCGGCGCTGCCTGCGGGCCGGTGCGGCTGGTGGCCCGCGACGAGGATCTGGACGACTTCCCGGACGGCGGGGTGTTGGTGGCTCCCCACAGCTCGCCGGGCTTCATGGTGGCCATGAAACGGGCGGCGGCCATCGTGGCCGACCACGGCAGCGTCACCGGCCATATGGCCTCGCTGTCCCGGGAGTTCGGCGTGCCCACGCTCCTGGGGCTGGGCCAGGCCACCACGGTGCTGAGGGACGGCGAGATCGTCACCGTGGACGCCTCGGGCTGCCGCATCTACCGGGGGCGGGTGGAGAGCCTGCTCGATACGGCCGCCGAGGCCCCGGCCTTCATGGCCGGCACGCAGGTCCACGCCATTTTGGCCGAGGCGGCCAAGCGCGTCGTGCCGCTCACGCTGCTCAATCCCAAGGCTCCGGAATTTCGCCCGGAGTCCTGCACGAGCCTGCATGACGTCACCAGACTCCTGCACGAATGGTCTTACGGCTGCATGTTCACCGTCAGCGACCTCGTGGCCGGCCAGGGCGGGGGCACCTACATCCTGGACGCCACCACCGGCCTTGATCTCCACATCATCGACCTGGGCGGCGGCATCCAGCCCGAAGCGGCGGAAAAAACACGGGTGCGCCCGCAGGACATCGCTTCCAAGCCCTTTGCCGCGCTTTTAACGGGACTGGTGCTCAGCGAAGAGGCCAAGGCGCTGCGTCCCGTCAATCTGGGCGGGTTTCTCTCGGTCATGTCCGTGCAGCTCATTGCCCAGCCCAAGGCCGGGGCCGACCGGTTCGGCGAGAAATCCTACGCGATTATTTCCGACAAATACCTCAATTTCAGTTCGCGGGTAGGCTACCACTACGGCGTGCTCGACTGCTACTGCGGGCATACGGTCAACAAGAACTACATCACGTTTTCGTTTTCCGGCGGCGCGGCCGACGACGTCAAGCGCGCCCGGCGGGCCACGGCCATCGGCCGCATCCTGACGGCGCTGGGGTTTACCGTGGAAGCCGTGTCCGACCGGGTGTCGGGGCGTTTCCAGAAGTTTTCCCGGGAGGTCATCGCCGAGCAGCTCGGGCATATGGGGCGACTGTTGCAGTTCACCCGCCAGACGGACATGCTCATGGTCAGCGACGCCAGCATGGACGCCATGGTGGCCTGCTTCCTGTCCGGCGCGCCGTGCTTCGATCCGGCCACCTTCGGCAGCCCGCCCGCCCAGGAAACGCCCTGA